The genomic window AAACAAATTTTATTTGATATTAACCTTGAAATTTATCCCGGAGAAATTGTGATTATGACCGGGCCATCAGGTTCAGGTAAAACTACATTACTGAGTTTGATTGGTGGTTTGCGTTCTGTGCAAGAAGGCAGTTTAAAATTTTTAGGTGTAGAATTATCTGGTGCAAATCAAAATAAATTGGTGCAAATTCGACGCAGCATTGGCTATATTTTTCAAGCCCATAATCTGCTAGGGTTTTTAACTGCTAAACAAAACGTACAAATGGCGGTGGAATTGAACGAACACATTTCTCAAGAGGAAGCGATCGCACAATCACAAGCCATGCTCACAGCCGTAGGATTAGAAAATCGCGTTGAATATTACCCTGATAATATGTCTGGTGGGCAAAAACAAAGAATTGCGATCGCCCGCGCCCTGGTAAATAATCCCCCACTAGTATTAGCCGACGAACCCACAGCCGCTTTAGATAAACAATCAGGACGTGATGTGGTAGAAATCATGCAACGTCTCGCCAAAGATCAAGGAACATCTATCTTGTTAGTCACCCATGACAACCGCATTTTAGACATCGCCGATCGCATTGTCGAAATGGAAGACGGAATCTTAGCCCGTGACTCCCAAACCGCAATCATCAGTTACGATGCTGGAGCGTGGACTGAAAACAATAGTTGACTATCGTTTAGTAGAACTTGATGGATTCTGTGGTGTGGAAACATTGGGTTGGCGGCTGGTGCGGAAAGTCACATTTACGCCTTCATTTGATTGTTCCAACACCAATAATGGCGTAGGTTTAGCTTTTTGATCCCAGTGCATAGTGGCAATCCTTCCTTGAATTGTGGGTTGCCAGTTATCTTCCCCTTCTACAGGGCTAAGATATGTTTCAATACAGTCAATAATTTGGCTAATCGTGGCAGAAGTTGCTTGTGTTGGTAACTTCATCAAGCGAATTTGAATCCGAAATAACACGCGTTTAGCTATATTAGGTGGAGTACCTGATTCATATTCAACATCAAAAATTTCATCTATTTGCCGTGCCGCATTGTTAGCAATCCCTACTGTTCCTTGCTGTGATTGACTGGGGCGTAAAGCTTGGGTAATTTTGTCTTTAACCCTAATTTTAGTTTGATTAACAATGGCAAAATGAAATACTTCCTCAGACATCCGCATCCGCAGGTAGTCTAGGTTAAAGTCCCGCGAGTTAACTAAATCGGGATTAGTTTCCATTTTGCGAATTGTTTCTAGAGCTAGTTTAAATTTTTTCTCTAATTCTCTCGCACGGAATTGCTCAAATTTGATTTTTTTCTCAAATTTAGTAATTTGAAGTTTCCCAAAAATAATCAATGCAATCAACGCTACAAATAATCCTCCAGAAGTCATCATTAAAATTGGTGGGATTGGAGAATCTTTTGCTGGTGCTGGCTGTGTCGTCCCCTTTTTCGTTTTTGGTGGCGATTGAGCAAGATATATGGGAGTTAGCATAGGTAGTAAACGGAAACACTGGACTTATTATTTTTAGGATGCCCATATTTTGCCTGTGAACTTGCTGTATTATTGGTATTTTTTACAGCTTGTCTCCCACTGCATATGTACAGAAACCCAAGTGTTCCGACTGGGAAGTCTCCAAGTCTTAAACCACTTTCCTCAGATGCGTCTGCTGATTTGAGTAATATTCGCCTCATCGCTACGGATATGGATGGCACACTGACGAATCAGGGAAAATTTTCTACTGCTTTACTGCAAGCATTGGAAGATTTACAAACGGCTGGAATTAAAGTCATTATTGTTACAGGACGTTCTGCGGGTTGGGTGAATGGATTAAATAGCTTGATGCCAATTGCTGGAGCGATCGCAGAAAATGGCGGCTTATTCTATTTATCTGGAAGTGAGGAAACAGTAGCATTGACACCCATTGCCGATTTCACAGCCCATCGCCAACACCTAGCTGTCATCTTTACCCAATTAAAAGCTAAATTTCCCCAAATTCAAGAATCGGCCGACAATCGCTTTCGCATCACCGACTGGACATTTGATGTAGCGGGTTTGAGTCTAGATGAACTACAAACCCTAAGTAATCTTTGTCACGATATGGATTGGGGATTTACTTACAGTAATGTGCAGTGTCACATTAAACCCCAAGGGCAAGAGAAAGCCATTGGTTTATTACAAGTATTGCGAGAATACTTTCCTGATTATGCCCCAGAACAAATTGTGACAGTTGGTGATAGTCCAAATGATGAAAGTTTATTTAATCAAAGTTATTTCCCAATGTCTGTAGGCGTGGCGAATGTGTTGAAATATGCCAACCAAATACAATATCAGCCAGTTTACATGACGACGGCGGCTGAAGGAGAAGGTTTTTGTGAATTAGCAAGTTATATCTTGGAAAGCAAGAGAAAAGCTAGGGCTACTTAGTGGTCTATCAAGTTAGTTTGGACGGTTCGTAGTAAGGACTTTAGTCCTGACTTTTCTAAGGACTAAAGTCCTTACTACAAACTTACTTATCCCTCAATTAAAATTTGATAACCTACTAGTCCCCAGTCCCCAGTCCCTACACCAAATAACTAGTATTCGGCACAATCGGAAAGAAAGCATACTCATACCAAGCAGTCCAGATAAAACTACGTATCCAGCGATCGCGTTTTTCTGGACTTAATTCATACTCAAATGCTCCTTCAGATAAATCAATCGCGGATAGATGCGAGTTACAACCGCAACCATGCTGATAAGTAAAACCATATTTAGAAGCGATACTTTGCACCTTCATTTGCACTGCAAATACTTTACACGCATGAAGTATGGCATCCCAAGAACGCTTGTGTTCTATATCCCGCTTGTCAAATCTCAAAGCGCGTTCTTCAAACACATGATCGCGATAAATCGGTGCTAAATGCACATGATAAAAACTGGCTGGAAGTTCGTAACCAAACTCATCGAAGAGTTCTAACCCAATCCGCGCCACTTTGATTTCATCAGCGTAATCAGACCCCTTTAACTCTAAATTACGCAAAATTTCCCCAAAATTGGGATAGTTCTGAGTCAGGAAATCATAACCGTAGAACTCTAGAGTTTCTCGCCCTAATTGCCCAAACAACTGACAAAATGATGGCTTGAGGTGAGCAAGTTCTGGGCGTTCGTTAAACAAGTCAACATTACCCTGTTCTAACTTGTATAAGAACAACTGCGCCATCTCAACATAAACCTGTGGATTGCAGAGTCCAGTATTGACTGCACCTTTAGCAATATCTTGCCATATAGGAGGAAGTTGAGTCACAGCCACAGCATTTTCGCCTGCTATAACTGCGACACTGGGGAATTCAAGAACCTGCATTAACAATCTCCGTAAGTAAGCTTTAGATTGATGTTTGCTGAAAATACTTACAAGCGGCGTAAGCCATTGTGACAACTCCTGTCACAATAGCAGATTCATCCACTTCAAATTCAGGGTGATGTAAGGGATGATTGATAATTCGCTCAGAGTACCCTACACCCAAGCGAAACATTGCACCGGGGACGTGTTCCAAATATACCGAAAAATCTTCCGCACCTAGAGACGGTTCTGGTAAAACTTGAACGCGATCACTACCCCAAGCTGCTTCACCTGCTGATTGTAATATTTGCGTCAGCGCATAATCATTATTGACACCGGGTACACCTTGGTGATAATTTACCTTATACCGCGCACCGTAGGAATGACAGACATTAGCCACAATTTTTTCAATCCAGCTTGGAAGTTGAGCGCGGGTTTCTGGATGGAGCGATCGCACTGTTCCCAATAACTGTACTTGATCAGCAATAATATTAGCCGCTCTCCCGCCGCTAATTTTACCAATACTCAACACCACCGGACGCAATGGATTTTGAGTACGGCTAATAGCTTGTTGTAAGGAAGTAATCACCTGCGCCGCAATCCAAATCGCGTCAATCGCCTCATGGGGACGCGCACCATGACCAGATTCCCCGATAATGATAATCTCCAAATCATCAGCCGCCGCCGTCAACGCCCCATAACGCACACCAATTGAACCAGCCGGGATAGAAGGGAAAACATGAACCCCTAAAACAGCCGCAACATTTTTCATCACCCCATCTTGAATCATCCAGCTTGCGCCTTGGGCAATTTCCTCCGCAGGCTGAAACAAAAACCGCACATTTCCGCCTAATTCCTCCGCCATTTGCGAAAGTATCATCGCCGTTCCCAAACCTATCGTAGTATGGATATCATGACCGCAAGCGTGCATGACACCTTTTGTTTTAGAAGCATATTCCAACCCCGTAGATTCTTGAATCGGCAAAGCATCCATATCAGCACGAATTGCCAAAAAACACTCATCCTCAGCAGCAGTTTTAATTTCTCCCACTACCCCCGTTTTGCCGATACCTTCTTGTACACGCAGACCGCTAGAAGATAAGACACCGGCCACAAACGCAGCAGTTTGATACTCTTGACCGCTAAGTTCTGGATGAGAGTGAATATGACGACGAATCTCAATCAGGCGGGGTGCTAGTTTTGTGGCTAAGTCTTGAATATGGGTCAGCATTGCTTGATATTAATTAAAAGGCTTTGTTCCATCATAAAGAGGGATTAGGGATTGGGTAATGGGGATTGGAAATAGAGAAAACAATTCTCACCCTCTCACTCTCTGCGCCTCTGCGCCTCTGCGTGATCATTTATAAATTCACTGAATCAAAGCCGAAAACTCTATGGATTCATAATTAAACTTAAATCCAAAACAAACCCAGGTAATACATCTTCCCCAGAAAGCTGTGGCGGTTGCTCAACAGAAAAATTAATGGTTTCTACCTCAACACCAGGGCGATAAATTTCTACTAACGGCGTTTGGGGGTCAATCAACCAACCCAAGCGAACACCATTATCCCGATACTCCTGCATTTTTGCCCGTAATGTCTTTAAAGAATCAGTTGCAGAGCGCAACTCAATCACAAAATCTGGACACATTGGCGGAAAGCGTCGCCTTTGTTCACTAGTCAAAGCCTCCCAGCGTTCTGTTTTCACCCAAGCAACATCCGGCGAACGAAAAGCACCATTAGGTAAACGAAACTCAGTTGAGGAGTCAAATACTTTACCCAGTTTTGTTTGACGATTCCACAAGCCAACTTGTAGATTGAGATCCGAATTTCTAATACCGCTTTCGCCGCCAGTTGGTGGCATAATAATTAATTCTCCTGCGGCTGTAAGTTCTATCCGCCATTCATCATTGGCTATGCACAGTTGATAAAACTGCTCGTCTGTCAGACCTACGGCTGGGGGAATGTTGAGAGTCAGAGTTTCCATAGGTATTTAATGGGGTTTATTTTATTATGAGCGATACTTACGGCAAGCAGGTACGCTAACGCTTCAATACCTAATAACGCCGTGTGCAACTTTCTCTCAAACCTAACCCCCAACCCCTTCCCTACAAGGGAAGGGGCGCAAGAATCAAAGCCTCTCTCCTTGCAGGGAAGGGGTTTGGAGAGGGGTTTCAAAAATAAGTTGCACATCGCGTTATATAGAAATATGAATAATTTGAAGAGTCAGACGACTGTTCAGCATTTTTTGCTTACCAAGTCATCTAACTCAATTTGATTTTCGGATGAAGTCACCCCCATCACTGGAATAGGTCTGGACTCCCCTTCTGTACGCTTGATAAATTCCCATCTACCAATTCTGACCGAGAGGAGCAATCGCGGGGGAACAAACAACCCGCAAACCGATGTTGTTGTTCCTGTTGTCCGGCTCGTTCCTGTTGCGATATGCACAGCGACAGTTCCTAGGATTGTTGTTCCAAGAACCACCGCGCAGCAGCCGGAAGTGCCTATCCCATCTTCAATTTCTTGAAAAAACAAGAGAATTGAATATCTTTTGACGTAATGTCCAAGTATTACCTTGGTCTAAATGGGCGTACCAGCTTTGTAGAGATGCAGACACTTTTTCATCGTCAATTTTACCTTTGGCATAGTCTATCTGCATTTCTCTAAGTCTGCGTCTGGCACGGCGTAAATTTTCTGTTCTCACGCGAATAGAATTTGGTAGAACACGAAACCCCAGAAAAGTCGCTCCCTCTTTAGTTGCGAACAGTTGACTTTTAATGGGATGAATTTTCAACCTTAAATGTATCAGGTATTCTTCTATGGCATATCTGGCTGTTTGCAAAAATTCATAGTCATCAGAAAATAAAGCAAAATCATCAACGTAGCGTAGATATTTACTCGCTTTTAGTTGCTGTTTGACAAAGTGATCTAAGCCATTAAGATATACATTAGCGAAAAACTGGCTTGTTAGATTGCCAATTGGTAAACCGCGTCTACGTTCTAGCGGTGTGAGTAAATCATCATTGGGGAAATAATGTATTATTGGTTCTTGTTGATTACTGCCATCAATAATAGTATCAATTAACCAAAGTGTATCAGGACATTTAATCTTGCGACGTAAAAGAGATTTTAAAATAGTATGGTCAATACTAGGAAAATATTTTTGGATAT from Nostoc sp. UHCC 0870 includes these protein-coding regions:
- a CDS encoding RNA-directed DNA polymerase translates to MKRHGNLWHQITDFANLIQAARQAQKGKRYRENILNFNYNLEAELIKIQTDLKSKSYRPGRYKTFEIKEPKPRLISAAPYRDRIVHHALCNVIVPIFEPTFIHDTYANRIGFGTHRALNCFIKFARSSNYTLQCDIQKYFPSIDHTILKSLLRRKIKCPDTLWLIDTIIDGSNQQEPIIHYFPNDDLLTPLERRRGLPIGNLTSQFFANVYLNGLDHFVKQQLKASKYLRYVDDFALFSDDYEFLQTARYAIEEYLIHLRLKIHPIKSQLFATKEGATFLGFRVLPNSIRVRTENLRRARRRLREMQIDYAKGKIDDEKVSASLQSWYAHLDQGNTWTLRQKIFNSLVFSRN
- a CDS encoding SUMF1/EgtB/PvdO family nonheme iron enzyme, producing the protein MLRGGSWNNNPRNCRCAYRNRNEPDNRNNNIGLRVVCSPAIAPLGQNW
- a CDS encoding Uma2 family endonuclease; amino-acid sequence: METLTLNIPPAVGLTDEQFYQLCIANDEWRIELTAAGELIIMPPTGGESGIRNSDLNLQVGLWNRQTKLGKVFDSSTEFRLPNGAFRSPDVAWVKTERWEALTSEQRRRFPPMCPDFVIELRSATDSLKTLRAKMQEYRDNGVRLGWLIDPQTPLVEIYRPGVEVETINFSVEQPPQLSGEDVLPGFVLDLSLIMNP
- a CDS encoding M20 family metallopeptidase, translating into MLTHIQDLATKLAPRLIEIRRHIHSHPELSGQEYQTAAFVAGVLSSSGLRVQEGIGKTGVVGEIKTAAEDECFLAIRADMDALPIQESTGLEYASKTKGVMHACGHDIHTTIGLGTAMILSQMAEELGGNVRFLFQPAEEIAQGASWMIQDGVMKNVAAVLGVHVFPSIPAGSIGVRYGALTAAADDLEIIIIGESGHGARPHEAIDAIWIAAQVITSLQQAISRTQNPLRPVVLSIGKISGGRAANIIADQVQLLGTVRSLHPETRAQLPSWIEKIVANVCHSYGARYKVNYHQGVPGVNNDYALTQILQSAGEAAWGSDRVQVLPEPSLGAEDFSVYLEHVPGAMFRLGVGYSERIINHPLHHPEFEVDESAIVTGVVTMAYAACKYFQQTSI
- a CDS encoding DevA family ABC transporter ATP-binding protein — encoded protein: MKNEPVIAISNLNHYYGKGALRKQILFDINLEIYPGEIVIMTGPSGSGKTTLLSLIGGLRSVQEGSLKFLGVELSGANQNKLVQIRRSIGYIFQAHNLLGFLTAKQNVQMAVELNEHISQEEAIAQSQAMLTAVGLENRVEYYPDNMSGGQKQRIAIARALVNNPPLVLADEPTAALDKQSGRDVVEIMQRLAKDQGTSILLVTHDNRILDIADRIVEMEDGILARDSQTAIISYDAGAWTENNS
- a CDS encoding HAD family hydrolase gives rise to the protein MYRNPSVPTGKSPSLKPLSSDASADLSNIRLIATDMDGTLTNQGKFSTALLQALEDLQTAGIKVIIVTGRSAGWVNGLNSLMPIAGAIAENGGLFYLSGSEETVALTPIADFTAHRQHLAVIFTQLKAKFPQIQESADNRFRITDWTFDVAGLSLDELQTLSNLCHDMDWGFTYSNVQCHIKPQGQEKAIGLLQVLREYFPDYAPEQIVTVGDSPNDESLFNQSYFPMSVGVANVLKYANQIQYQPVYMTTAAEGEGFCELASYILESKRKARAT